The genomic region GCCGCGCGCGAGGACTCGTCGAGTTCGGTCTGCGAGCGTCGCCAGCCCTCGAGGAAGGGCAGCTTCGTGACGTTGGTCGACACGTGCCACGTCAGCGTGGACAGGTTGCGCGCGTAGACGTTGCCCTTGGTGGTCGGCTCGCCGGCGAACACGAAGCGGCCACCGGGCTTGAGCACGCGCACGACCTCGCGCAGCGACAGCTCGACGTCGGGGATGTGGTGCAGGACCGCGTGGCCGACGACCAGATCGAAGGTGTTGTCCTCGTACGGGATGCCCTCGGCGTCGGCGACCCGTCCGTCGACGTCAAGGCCCAGCGACTGACCGTTGCGGGTCGCCACCTTGACCATGCCCGGGGACAGGTCGGTGACCGAGCCGCGACGGGCCACACCCGACTGGATGAGGTTGAGCAGGAAGAAGCCGGTACCGCAGCCCAGCTCCAGCGCCCGGTCGTAGGGCACCTCACGCTGGACCTCGTCGGGCACGATGGCGTCGAACCGGCCACGCGCGTAGTCGATGCAGCGCTGGTCGTAGCTGATCGACCACTTGTCGTCGTAGCTCTCGGCCTCCCAGTCGTGGTAGAGCACCTGCGCCAGCTTGGTGTCGTGCCGCGCGGCCTCCACCTCCTCTGCTGTGGCGTGGGGGTTAGGAGCCGGGTCGAAACTGGTCATGAAGGGCAGCCTAACGGGCCGCGAAGGAAGCTTTGGCGGCAGCCAACGCCGCGGGTGAGGAGTCAGCGAACCGACGGGCCCAGGCCAGTGCGGCGTCAAACACGTGATCGGGTGCCACGGTCTCGTCAACGAGTCCCATCGCCAACGCCTCCTCGGCGCCGACGAAGCGTCCGCTGAACACCAGATCCTTGGCCTTGCTCTCCCCCACCGCGCGGGCCAACCGGCGCGTCGCGCCCTCGACGGGAGCCCGGCCGTCGAGGATCTCGGTGGCGCCGACCTTGACGTTGTCACCGCTGATCCGCCAGTCGGCCGCCAGTGCCAGGGTCAGACCGCTGCCCAGCGCGTAGCCGGTGACGGCGGCCGCCGTGGGTTTGGGAATCGCCGCGACGGCGTCGACCGCGTGCCGGCACACCTCACCCGCGACCCGGGCCTCGGCGGGGTTCAGGGTCTGCAGTTCGGGCAGGTCATCGCCTATGGAGAAGATCTCGTGCCCACCGAACACTATGACGACGGTGGCGTCGTCACGCGCACCGAGTTCGGTCGCCGCAGACGCGATCTCACGGCACACCTGGCGGGTAAGCGCATTGGTCGGCGGGCGCGACAGCATCAGCGTGCCGATCCCGTCA from Mycolicibacterium sp. YH-1 harbors:
- a CDS encoding class I SAM-dependent methyltransferase, producing MTSFDPAPNPHATAEEVEAARHDTKLAQVLYHDWEAESYDDKWSISYDQRCIDYARGRFDAIVPDEVQREVPYDRALELGCGTGFFLLNLIQSGVARRGSVTDLSPGMVKVATRNGQSLGLDVDGRVADAEGIPYEDNTFDLVVGHAVLHHIPDVELSLREVVRVLKPGGRFVFAGEPTTKGNVYARNLSTLTWHVSTNVTKLPFLEGWRRSQTELDESSRAAALEAIVDLHTFEPGDLERMARNAGATEVETASEEFTAAMLGWPVRTFEASVPPGRLGWGWARFAFKSWTTLSWVDANVWRRVVPKGWFYNVMVTGVKPS
- a CDS encoding enoyl-CoA hydratase; its protein translation is MSETPREFVGVHVGDGIGTLMLSRPPTNALTRQVCREIASAATELGARDDATVVIVFGGHEIFSIGDDLPELQTLNPAEARVAGEVCRHAVDAVAAIPKPTAAAVTGYALGSGLTLALAADWRISGDNVKVGATEILDGRAPVEGATRRLARAVGESKAKDLVFSGRFVGAEEALAMGLVDETVAPDHVFDAALAWARRFADSSPAALAAAKASFAAR